One Amycolatopsis thermophila DNA segment encodes these proteins:
- a CDS encoding NDMA-dependent alcohol dehydrogenase, whose translation MPITTKVSLVRRAPGTYETATVELDDPRQGEVTVKLAASGLCHSDDHVATGDVPVAVYPYAGGHEGAGVITAVGPDTPGYEVGDHVVFSFLPACGHCEFCAQGLSNLCDLGASLLTGARADDPTSFRMTENGNPVGQQCGISTFAEYTTASVDSVVKIGKDIPLKAAALVGCGVPTGWGSAVNSANIKPGATVIVMGIGGIGANALQGAAHAGAKTIIAVDPVQFKRDKAKVFGATHAFATIEEAADFARSLTNGQGADATIVTIGVVRGDHVGQALASIRKAGTVVLTGLGNITEAGAPIALGDLTLMQKRLQGSLFGESNPRHDIPNLLRMYQAGQLKLDELITREYTLDEVAQAYEDMHAGRNIRGLVVFD comes from the coding sequence ATGCCCATCACCACCAAGGTGTCCCTGGTTCGCCGGGCACCCGGCACCTACGAGACCGCGACCGTCGAGCTGGACGACCCGCGCCAGGGCGAGGTCACCGTCAAGCTGGCCGCGTCCGGCCTGTGCCACTCCGACGACCACGTCGCCACCGGTGACGTCCCGGTCGCCGTCTACCCCTACGCCGGCGGCCACGAGGGCGCCGGCGTGATCACCGCCGTCGGGCCGGACACGCCCGGCTACGAGGTCGGCGACCACGTCGTGTTCTCGTTCCTGCCCGCCTGCGGACACTGCGAGTTCTGCGCCCAGGGCCTGTCGAACCTGTGCGATCTGGGAGCCTCGCTCCTCACCGGTGCCCGCGCGGACGACCCGACGAGCTTCCGGATGACGGAGAACGGCAATCCGGTGGGGCAGCAGTGCGGCATCTCGACGTTCGCCGAATACACCACGGCGTCGGTGGACTCGGTCGTCAAGATCGGCAAGGACATCCCCCTGAAGGCCGCCGCGCTCGTCGGCTGCGGTGTACCGACCGGGTGGGGTTCGGCGGTCAACTCGGCGAACATCAAGCCCGGCGCGACGGTGATCGTCATGGGCATCGGCGGCATCGGGGCGAACGCCCTCCAGGGCGCGGCGCACGCCGGCGCGAAGACGATCATCGCCGTCGACCCCGTGCAGTTCAAGCGGGACAAGGCGAAGGTGTTCGGCGCGACCCACGCGTTCGCCACGATCGAGGAGGCGGCCGACTTCGCCCGGTCGCTGACCAACGGCCAGGGCGCGGACGCCACGATCGTCACGATCGGCGTCGTGCGGGGTGACCACGTCGGGCAGGCGCTGGCGTCGATCCGCAAGGCGGGCACGGTCGTGCTGACCGGCCTGGGCAACATCACCGAGGCGGGGGCGCCGATCGCGCTGGGCGATCTGACGCTGATGCAGAAGCGCCTGCAGGGCTCCCTGTTCGGCGAGTCCAACCCGCGGCACGACATCCCCAACCTGCTGCGCATGTACCAGGCGGGCCAGCTCAAGCTCGACGAGCTGATCACCCGGGAGTACACCCTGGACGAGGTGGCGCAGGCGTACGAGGACATGCACGCGGGCCGCAACATCCGCGGCCTCGTGGTGTTCGACTGA
- the styD gene encoding phenylacetaldehyde dehydrogenase StyD produces the protein MTTIETFPSRLFLAGQWRDGTGGTFADLNPATEEKLTDVSAASAQDVDEAVAAARAQLSGEWAALTGSQRGHLLNRVADLIDRDAELLARLEALDIGKPVGQPAVLDMPNAARTFRHFAGWADKITGQVIPTDGYLGRPTHSYTRREPVGVIAAIIPWNTPLMITAWKLAPALAAGNTVVVKPPEDAPLSILHLAKLLQEAGLPDGVVSVLPGLGGVTGQALVDHGGVDKISFTGSPEVGRRVGVAAAQSFKRITLELGGKSPQIILADADLEAAIGGTAMGLFFNQGQVCAAGTRVLVHRSLYDDVVDALAGAAAQQVLGDPLDPATTMGALVNKKQQDRVLGYIEKGRAEGARLVTGGARPERPGYFVQPTIFADVHNDMTIAREEIFGPVGSVIPFDDPEEAVRIANTTTYGLAATIWTRDVSAAHTLAAQVRAGAVGVNGWAPIDAALPWGGMKSSGVGRELGWSGILANTEEKVVTVVL, from the coding sequence GTGACCACGATCGAGACCTTCCCCAGCCGGCTGTTCCTGGCCGGACAGTGGCGCGACGGCACCGGGGGCACGTTCGCCGACCTGAACCCGGCCACCGAGGAGAAGCTGACCGACGTCTCGGCCGCCTCCGCGCAGGACGTGGACGAGGCCGTCGCCGCCGCGCGCGCCCAGCTGTCGGGGGAGTGGGCCGCCCTGACCGGCTCCCAGCGCGGCCACCTCCTCAACCGGGTCGCCGACCTCATCGACCGCGACGCCGAGCTGCTGGCCCGCCTCGAAGCGCTGGACATCGGCAAGCCCGTCGGGCAGCCGGCCGTGCTGGACATGCCCAACGCCGCCCGCACCTTCCGGCACTTCGCCGGCTGGGCGGACAAGATCACCGGCCAGGTCATCCCCACCGACGGCTACCTGGGCCGCCCCACCCACTCCTACACGCGCCGCGAGCCGGTCGGCGTGATCGCCGCGATCATCCCGTGGAACACGCCGCTGATGATCACCGCGTGGAAGCTCGCGCCCGCGCTGGCCGCGGGCAACACCGTCGTCGTGAAGCCGCCGGAGGACGCGCCGCTGTCGATCCTGCACCTGGCCAAGCTGCTCCAGGAGGCCGGCCTGCCCGACGGCGTGGTCAGCGTCCTGCCCGGACTCGGCGGCGTCACCGGCCAGGCGCTGGTCGACCACGGGGGAGTCGACAAGATCAGCTTCACCGGCAGCCCCGAGGTGGGCCGCCGGGTCGGCGTCGCCGCCGCGCAGTCGTTCAAGCGCATCACCCTCGAGCTGGGCGGCAAGTCACCGCAGATCATCCTCGCCGACGCCGACCTCGAGGCGGCCATCGGCGGTACCGCGATGGGCCTGTTCTTCAACCAGGGCCAGGTGTGCGCGGCCGGCACCCGCGTGCTGGTGCACCGCTCGCTCTACGACGACGTCGTCGACGCCCTCGCCGGCGCCGCCGCGCAGCAGGTCCTCGGCGACCCGCTCGACCCGGCCACCACGATGGGCGCCCTGGTCAACAAGAAGCAGCAGGACCGCGTCCTCGGCTACATCGAGAAGGGCCGCGCCGAAGGCGCCCGGCTCGTCACCGGCGGCGCCCGCCCCGAGCGGCCCGGGTACTTCGTGCAGCCGACGATCTTCGCCGACGTGCACAACGACATGACGATCGCCCGTGAGGAGATCTTCGGCCCGGTCGGCTCGGTGATCCCGTTCGACGACCCGGAGGAGGCCGTCCGGATCGCCAACACCACCACCTACGGCCTCGCCGCGACCATCTGGACCCGCGACGTCAGCGCCGCGCACACCCTCGCCGCGCAGGTGCGCGCCGGTGCCGTGGGCGTCAACGGCTGGGCACCGATCGACGCCGCCCTGCCGTGGGGCGGCATGAAGTCCAGCGGCGTCGGCCGCGAGCTCGGCTGGAGCGGCATCCTCGCCAACACCGAGGAGAAGGTCGTCACCGTCGTCCTGTGA